The following proteins are encoded in a genomic region of Oreochromis aureus strain Israel breed Guangdong linkage group 8, ZZ_aureus, whole genome shotgun sequence:
- the mrpl27 gene encoding 39S ribosomal protein L27, mitochondrial: MAALVSLIVKSRTGLLIPGQLSLLDSVRFASKKAGGSSKNLGGKSPGKRYGFKKQDGNFVHAGNILATQRLMRYHPGAHVGMGTNKTLFALEDGYVRFTKEVYVPSPRSPEATQVITKLPRGAVLYKTFINVLPVKQEGKFKLVDMV; encoded by the exons ATGGCTGCGCTGGTGTCGTTAATTGTCAAGTCCAGAACAG GTTTGTTGATACCTGGTCAGCTCTCTCTGCTGGACTCGGTGAGGTTTGCGTCTAAGAAGGCCGGCGGCAGCAGCAAGAACCTCGGAGGAAAGAGCCCTGGAAAAAGATATGGCTTCAAGAAACAGGATG GAAACTTTGTCCATGCTGGTAACATCCTTGCAACACAGAGGCTGATGCGGTATCACCCAGGAGCTCAT GTTGGAATGGGAACCAACAAGACACTCTTTGCTCTGGAGGATGGCTATGTCAGGTTCACTAAGGAGGTCTATGTCCCATCACCACGGAGCCCAGAGGCTACTCAGGTCATCACCAAGCTGCCAAGAGGAGCCGTCCTCTACAAGACCTTCATCAATGTCCTTCCAGTCAAGCAGGAGGGCAAATTCAAGCTAGTGGACATGGTCTAA